A region from the Haemorhous mexicanus isolate bHaeMex1 chromosome 12, bHaeMex1.pri, whole genome shotgun sequence genome encodes:
- the GINS3 gene encoding DNA replication complex GINS protein PSF3 — MSEAYFPVGPGLGMEENFLSLDDILMSQEKLPGRAESALPRLAVLMGQGASSAESVPEGSKLEIPLWLAKGLHDSKRRIISVELPKIYKEAWRTVFSADANVVDLHKMGPYYYGFGSQLLNFENPENPEIAQTILQTFVARFRRIMDSSQNAYNEDTSALVARLDELERALFQVGQKGLNDFQCWEKGQASQITASSLVQNYGKRKLTEVDG, encoded by the exons ATGTCCGAGGCGTATTTCCCCGTGGGCCCCGGGCTGGGCATGGAGGAGAATTTCCTCTCGCTGGACGATATCCTCATGTCGCAGGAGAAGCTGCCGGGGCGCGCCGAGAGCGCGCTGCCGCGCCTGGCCGTGTTGATGGGGCAGGGCGCCAGCAGCGCCGAGTCCGTCCCGGAG GGATCAAAGCTGGAAATCCCCCTGTGGCTGGCTAAAGGGCTGCATGACAGCAAAAGGAGAATCATCTCTGTGGAACTGCCAAAGATTTACAAGGAAGCCTGGAGGACGGTGTTCAGTGCTGATGCCAATGTGGTTGATCTGCATAAAATGGGGCCCTACTACTATGGATTTGGCTCACAGCTCCTGAATTTTGAGAATCCAGAGAATCCTGAGATAGCTCAGACTATCCTGCAG ACGTTCGTTGCCCGTTTCCGCCGCATCATGGACTCCTCTCAGAACGCCTACAACGAGGACACGTCTGCGCTGGTGGCACGGCTGGATGAGCTGGAACGGGCTCTCTTTCAAGTGGGCCAGAAAGGCCTGAATGACTTCcagtgctgggaaaagggacaggCTTCTCAAATCACAGCTTCCAGTCTGGTGCAGAACTACGGGAAAAGAAAGCTCACAGAAGTGGATGGTTAA